The following coding sequences lie in one Apium graveolens cultivar Ventura chromosome 1, ASM990537v1, whole genome shotgun sequence genomic window:
- the LOC141673655 gene encoding ACT domain-containing protein ACR4-like translates to METCMSFSHDMDDEYEKLIRRMNPPRVVIDNESCKNATVIQVDSANEHGILLEVVQVLTDLNLTVTKAYISSDGGWFMDVFNVTDQEGNKITDVEVLDYIYKALGPDSDFGYSIRRSVGVKSATDHTAIELIGCDRPGLLSELSAVLTHLKCNVVGAEVWTHNTRAAAVVQVTDEETGGAITDSERLSVIKQLLCNVLNGSNKSRRAKTVVSHGITHTERRLHQMMFADRDYERNSDELVEDKSRPEVNVINWYDKDYSVVTIRCKDRPKLIFDAICTLTDMQYVVFHGNVDASGPEAHQEYCIRHIDGSPVKSEAERQRVVHCLEAAIERRVSEGLKLELCTTDRVGLLSDVTRIFRENSLTVTRAEVTTRGGKAVNTFYVCGASGYPVDPKIIDSIRQSIGQTILKVKGNTEDLNQTTQESPTRFLFGGLFKSRSFCNFGLVRSYS, encoded by the exons ATGG AGACTTGTATGAGCTTTTCACACGACATGGATGATGAGTATGAGAAGCTTATTAGGAGGATGAATCCACCAAG GGTGGTGATTGATAATGAGTCTTGCAAAAATGCTACTGTAATTCAG GTGGATAGTGCTAATGAGCATGGAATACTTTTGGAAGTTGTTCAAGTTCTCACTGATTTAAACCTTACTGTTACAAAAGCTTACatatcttctgatggaggctgGTTTATGGATG TGTTCAATGTTACTGATCAAGAGGGGAACAAAATCACAGATGTTGAGGTTTTGGATTATATTTATAAG GCACTTGGACCGGATTCGGATTTTGGCTACTCCATTAGAAGATCTGTCGGGGTTAAGTCTGCAACGGATCATACTGCCATTGAGCTAATAGGTTGTGATAGACCGGGATTACTCTCTGAGTTGAGTGCTGTTCTCACCCATCTCAAATGTAATGTGGTAGGTGCTGAGGTGTGGACACATAACACCCGGGCTGCAGCTGTGGTGCAAGTTACCGATGAAGAAACAGGAGGTGCAATTACTGATTCTGAGAGGCTATCAGTGATTAAGCAATTGTTGTGTAATGTTCTTAATGGCAGTAACAAGTCAAGGAGAGCTAAGACTGTAGTCTCTCATGGGATCACCCATACTGAACGAAGGCTTCACCAGATGATGTTTGCTGATCGGGACTATGAACGTAATAGTGATGAACTGGTGGAAGATAAATCAAGGCCAGAAGTAAATGTTATTAATTGGTATGACAAGGATTACTCGGTGGTCACAATCCGGTGCAAGGATAGGCCTAAACTTATCTTTGATGCTATCTGCACTTTGACTGACATGCAGTATGTTGTTTTTCATGGCAATGTTGATGCCTCAGGACCAGAGGCTCACCAG GAATATTGTATCAGACATATTGATGGATCCCCTGTAAAATCTGAAGCAGAGAGACAAAGAGTTGTTCACTGTCTTGAAGCAGCAATAGAGAGAAGGGTATCTGAG GGATTGAAGCTAGAATTATGCACAACAGACAGAGTCGGACTGCTTTCTGATGTCACGAGGATCTTCCGTGAGAATAGCCTCACCGTGACTAGAGCAGAAGTTACAACCAGGGGAGGGAAGGCTGTTAACACTTTTTATGTCTGCGGTGCATCTGGATATCCTGTTGATCCGAAGATAATCGACTCTATCAGGCAATCAATCGGACAAACTATATTAAAAGTGAAAGGCAACACCGAAGATTTAAATCAAACTACACAAGAATCTCCTACCAGATTCCTCTTTGGTGGTCTTTTCAAGTCCAGATCCTTCTGCAATTTCGGCTTGGTCAGATCATACTCCTAG